Proteins co-encoded in one Nitratireductor kimnyeongensis genomic window:
- a CDS encoding TetR/AcrR family transcriptional regulator, whose amino-acid sequence MARTTGSDGEKTEAAIRDAALDLIARLGFEAMSMRQLASQVGVQPAALYRYFPTKEVLLYALMREHMENLIGSWGEARPAEGSIEEKPAGRLAAFVENHIRFHLARRNSTHVSNLELRSLSEERLKRILDLRSEYEGELRGILTDGRRDGVFRIDDVSLTAMAIIQMITGVIVWFRPELRLSEDEVAANYHTMTMRLVGAAM is encoded by the coding sequence GAGAAGACCGAAGCGGCGATCCGCGACGCCGCGCTCGACCTAATCGCGCGTCTCGGTTTCGAGGCCATGTCCATGCGCCAGCTCGCGAGCCAGGTGGGCGTTCAGCCTGCCGCGCTCTACCGCTATTTTCCGACAAAGGAAGTTCTGCTTTACGCGCTCATGCGCGAACATATGGAAAATCTGATCGGTTCCTGGGGGGAAGCGCGTCCTGCTGAAGGCTCGATTGAAGAAAAGCCTGCAGGACGCCTCGCTGCTTTCGTTGAAAACCACATCCGCTTTCACTTGGCTCGTCGCAACTCCACGCATGTGAGCAATCTGGAACTGCGCAGCCTTTCCGAGGAACGCCTCAAGCGCATTCTCGACCTCCGCAGCGAGTATGAGGGCGAACTCAGAGGCATTCTGACTGATGGTCGGCGCGACGGGGTGTTCCGGATTGACGACGTTTCACTGACCGCCATGGCGATCATCCAGATGATCACGGGTGTGATCGTTTGGTTTCGCCCTGAACTGCGGCTTTCTGAAGATGAAGTCGCTGCCAATTACCACACCATGACCATGCGCCTTGTGGGCGCGGCGATGTGA
- a CDS encoding isovaleryl-CoA dehydrogenase yields MYTGSMNFGLGEDIDALREMAHRFAQEKIAPLAADIDESNEFPAHLWQEMGALGLLGMTVDPDYGGSGLGYLAHVVAMEEISRASASVGLSYGAHSNLCVNQIRRWGNDAQKERYLPALCSGETVGALAMSETGAGSDVVSMRLRAEKRNDRFVLNGSKMWITNGPDAGTLVVYAKTDPNAGPRGITAFIIERDMKGFSVAQKLDKLGMRGSNTGELVFENVEVPFENMLGEEGKGVNVLMSGLDYERVVLAGGPVGIMAACLDVAAPYVREREQFGQAVGSFQLVQGKLADMYTTMNACRAYVYAVAAACDRGETTRKDAAGCILYAAEKATQTALDAIQLLGGNGYVNEFPAGRLLRDAKLYEIGAGTSEIRRWLIGREMMSET; encoded by the coding sequence ATGTATACCGGATCGATGAATTTCGGACTTGGCGAGGACATCGACGCGCTTCGGGAGATGGCACATCGCTTCGCACAGGAAAAGATTGCCCCCCTCGCTGCAGACATCGATGAAAGCAACGAATTTCCCGCCCATCTCTGGCAGGAGATGGGGGCTCTTGGCCTGCTCGGCATGACCGTCGATCCCGATTATGGCGGCTCGGGCCTCGGCTATCTGGCGCATGTGGTGGCCATGGAGGAAATCTCGCGCGCATCCGCCTCGGTCGGCCTCTCCTATGGCGCGCACTCCAATCTGTGCGTGAACCAGATACGCCGCTGGGGAAATGACGCACAGAAGGAGAGATATCTGCCCGCCCTGTGCTCTGGCGAGACGGTGGGCGCACTCGCCATGTCGGAGACGGGTGCCGGTTCGGACGTCGTTTCGATGAGGCTCCGGGCGGAAAAGCGAAACGACCGCTTTGTCCTCAACGGCTCCAAGATGTGGATCACCAACGGGCCCGACGCCGGCACACTGGTGGTCTATGCAAAGACCGATCCAAACGCTGGACCGCGCGGCATTACGGCCTTCATCATCGAGCGGGACATGAAGGGGTTTTCGGTTGCCCAGAAGCTCGACAAGCTCGGCATGCGTGGATCCAACACGGGCGAACTGGTGTTCGAAAACGTCGAAGTGCCATTCGAAAACATGCTGGGCGAGGAAGGCAAGGGCGTGAATGTCTTGATGTCGGGTTTGGACTATGAGCGCGTGGTGCTGGCAGGCGGACCCGTGGGCATCATGGCTGCCTGTCTTGATGTCGCGGCCCCCTATGTGCGGGAGCGTGAGCAATTCGGCCAGGCCGTCGGCTCTTTCCAACTCGTACAGGGCAAGCTGGCCGACATGTACACGACGATGAATGCATGCCGCGCCTATGTGTATGCCGTGGCTGCCGCCTGTGACCGGGGAGAGACAACCCGCAAGGATGCGGCAGGCTGCATTCTCTACGCTGCCGAAAAGGCGACACAAACCGCGCTGGACGCGATCCAGCTACTGGGCGGCAACGGCTATGTGAACGAGTTTCCGGCAGGGCGGCTTTTGCGGGACGCGAAGCTCTATGAGATCGGCGCCGGCACGAGCGAAATCAGACGTTGGCTGATCGGACGCGAGATGATGTCGGAGACGTGA
- a CDS encoding flavodoxin family protein: MPLNDLQKRLADDANSDFSGLRALFLNTTLKPSDRAASHTEDLMRDSIALMERCGVAVDYLRAADFNIAFGIAPDMREEGAPADDWPEKIWPKVNQADILVIGTPIWLGEESSICRVIIERLYAHSGQRNAKNQYIYYGKVGGTIITGNEDGIKHVAKTVLYSLQHIGYTIPPQADCGWIGEAGPGPSYGDETGEGNRAGYDSAFTRRNLTFMTFNLMHMARMLRDAGGLPDHGNQTTDWA; encoded by the coding sequence ATGCCACTCAATGACCTGCAAAAGCGGCTCGCGGACGATGCAAACTCAGACTTTTCCGGGTTGAGAGCCCTGTTCCTCAACACCACACTGAAGCCAAGCGACCGCGCTGCATCGCATACCGAAGATCTGATGCGAGATTCAATCGCCCTCATGGAGCGTTGTGGCGTTGCGGTTGACTATCTTCGCGCCGCCGATTTCAACATTGCCTTCGGCATCGCCCCAGACATGCGTGAAGAAGGCGCGCCGGCCGATGACTGGCCGGAAAAGATATGGCCGAAGGTCAATCAGGCCGACATCCTGGTGATCGGCACTCCCATCTGGCTTGGCGAGGAGAGCTCCATCTGCCGCGTGATCATAGAGCGGCTTTACGCCCATTCGGGGCAGCGCAACGCCAAGAACCAGTATATTTACTATGGAAAGGTTGGCGGAACGATCATCACCGGCAATGAGGATGGCATCAAACACGTGGCCAAAACCGTCCTCTATTCGCTGCAGCATATCGGCTACACCATCCCGCCTCAGGCCGATTGCGGCTGGATCGGCGAAGCCGGGCCCGGCCCTTCCTATGGCGACGAGACCGGAGAAGGCAACCGGGCCGGTTATGACAGCGCGTTCACGCGCCGCAACCTCACCTTCATGACCTTCAATCTTATGCACATGGCACGGATGCTGCGCGATGCGGGCGGCTTGCCAGACCATGGGAATCAAACCACGGATTGGGCATAG
- a CDS encoding DUF922 domain-containing Zn-dependent protease, with translation MALANWKPIERVEPYVISGSTALDLYRSIGERGPKLGVRRVIAYTDFKLTWRRDYQPRKDGACVLASAIPKLIITYRLPQISGSLSSQTRSSWERFLEGVKAHERVHGEVITDMVKKIEAVSVGLRAENDPGCQKVRASLQEHLGRLSEEQRQRSREFDRVEMGDGGNVHRLVMEFINGDRQRSN, from the coding sequence ATGGCGCTGGCGAACTGGAAGCCGATTGAACGCGTCGAACCCTATGTGATCTCTGGTTCCACGGCGCTGGATCTCTACAGGTCCATCGGGGAGCGCGGACCCAAACTCGGCGTGCGTCGGGTTATCGCCTACACGGATTTCAAACTGACCTGGCGTCGGGATTATCAGCCCCGCAAGGATGGTGCCTGCGTTTTGGCTTCAGCCATACCAAAGCTGATCATCACCTACCGTCTGCCGCAGATTTCCGGATCGCTCTCATCGCAGACACGTTCATCCTGGGAGCGCTTTTTGGAAGGGGTCAAGGCGCATGAGCGCGTCCATGGAGAGGTCATCACCGACATGGTGAAGAAGATTGAAGCCGTGTCGGTCGGATTGCGGGCCGAGAACGATCCTGGATGTCAGAAGGTGCGCGCGTCACTGCAGGAGCATTTGGGAAGACTCTCAGAGGAACAGCGACAGCGCAGCCGCGAGTTCGATCGCGTCGAAATGGGCGATGGGGGCAATGTCCACCGCCTCGTTATGGAGTTCATCAATGGGGACCGGCAGCGCAGCAATTGA
- a CDS encoding carboxyl transferase domain-containing protein, translating to MTVLQSQLSPSSDTYKANFDRMQGLVAEMAEKAAVIERGGTDEARVRHIKRGKLLPRERLAQLLDVGSPFLEIGQFAAFDMYGGQIASAGLIAGVGRIEGQECVVVVNDATVKGGTYYPLTVKKHLRAQEIALENNLPCIYLVDSGGANLPNQDEVFPDRDHFGRIFYNQANMSAKGIPQIACVMGSCTAGGAYVPAMSDETVMVKGNATIFLGGPPLVKAATGEVVTAEELGGAEVHTRESGVADHYALDDEHALAIVRRIVKNLNRKKSLALDLRKPIPPAFDPLEIYGIIPADTRQPYDVREVIARVVDGSEFDEFKANYGTTLVTGFAHIYGMTVGILANNGVLFSESALKGAHFIELCCQRKIPLVFLQNITGFMVGRKYEAGGIARDGAKLVTAVATAQVPKVTAIIGGSFGAGNYGMCGRAYSPRFLWMWPNARISVMGGEQAATVLSIVKREGIERKGESWSAEEEAEFRRPILEKYEREGHPLYSSARLWDDGIVDPAKTREVLALSLGAALNAPISDTKFGVFRM from the coding sequence ATGACCGTCCTTCAATCGCAGCTTTCCCCCTCTTCCGACACCTACAAGGCAAATTTCGACCGCATGCAGGGGCTTGTCGCGGAGATGGCAGAGAAGGCTGCCGTCATCGAGCGCGGCGGAACGGATGAGGCCCGGGTACGCCACATCAAACGTGGCAAGCTCCTGCCGCGCGAACGGCTTGCACAACTGCTCGATGTGGGATCTCCCTTTCTCGAAATCGGCCAATTCGCCGCCTTCGACATGTATGGTGGGCAGATTGCTTCCGCAGGACTGATTGCCGGAGTGGGCCGCATTGAGGGGCAGGAATGCGTTGTCGTTGTCAACGATGCGACCGTGAAAGGCGGCACGTATTATCCTCTCACGGTGAAAAAGCATCTGCGTGCCCAGGAAATTGCGCTGGAGAACAATCTTCCCTGCATCTACCTGGTGGATTCGGGCGGTGCGAACCTGCCCAATCAGGATGAGGTATTTCCCGACCGCGATCATTTCGGCCGCATTTTCTACAATCAGGCGAACATGTCGGCGAAAGGCATTCCGCAAATCGCCTGCGTGATGGGATCATGCACCGCGGGCGGCGCCTATGTGCCGGCGATGAGCGACGAGACGGTGATGGTGAAGGGTAATGCCACCATCTTTCTCGGCGGGCCGCCGCTGGTGAAGGCGGCGACCGGTGAGGTCGTCACTGCGGAAGAGCTCGGGGGAGCAGAGGTCCACACGCGTGAATCGGGCGTTGCCGACCATTACGCGCTGGACGACGAGCATGCCCTTGCCATCGTGCGGCGCATCGTCAAAAACCTGAATCGAAAGAAAAGCCTAGCGCTTGATCTTCGCAAACCGATTCCGCCCGCCTTCGATCCTCTTGAGATCTACGGCATCATTCCCGCAGACACCCGTCAGCCCTATGACGTGCGCGAGGTGATCGCGCGTGTGGTGGACGGTTCCGAATTCGATGAGTTCAAGGCCAATTACGGAACAACGCTCGTCACCGGCTTTGCCCACATTTACGGCATGACCGTGGGAATTCTGGCGAACAACGGCGTGCTTTTCTCCGAAAGCGCGCTGAAAGGCGCCCATTTCATCGAATTGTGCTGCCAGAGAAAGATCCCGCTTGTCTTCTTGCAGAACATCACCGGCTTTATGGTGGGGCGCAAATACGAGGCTGGCGGCATCGCGCGCGACGGCGCGAAACTGGTAACCGCGGTTGCGACGGCGCAGGTGCCGAAGGTCACAGCCATCATCGGTGGTTCGTTCGGGGCCGGCAATTACGGAATGTGCGGCCGCGCCTATTCACCCCGCTTTCTGTGGATGTGGCCCAATGCGCGTATTTCAGTGATGGGTGGTGAACAGGCGGCGACCGTCCTGTCCATCGTCAAACGCGAAGGCATCGAACGGAAGGGGGAGAGCTGGAGTGCGGAGGAGGAAGCCGAGTTCCGCCGCCCCATTCTCGAAAAATATGAACGCGAGGGCCATCCGCTCTATTCGAGCGCACGTCTTTGGGATGACGGAATTGTTGATCCCGCGAAGACGCGTGAGGTGCTTGCCCTGTCATTAGGAGCAGCGTTGAACGCGCCGATCTCAGATACCAAGTTCGGTGTTTTCAGAATGTAG